One Rhinolophus sinicus isolate RSC01 linkage group LG06, ASM3656204v1, whole genome shotgun sequence DNA window includes the following coding sequences:
- the LRRC55 gene encoding leucine-rich repeat-containing protein 55: MDTAPAPMRSLQHCCCQLPKMGDTWSQLPWPGPPHPAMLLVSLLLTAGVMHSDAGTSCPVLCTCHNQVVDCSSQRLFSVPPDLPMDTRNLSLAHNRIAAVPPGYLTCYVELRVLDLRNNSLMELPPGLFLHAKRLAHLDLSYNNLSHVPATMFQDAHGLVHIDLSHNPWLRRVHPQAFQGLVQLRDLDLSYGGLAFLSLEALEGLPGLVTLQIGGNPWVCGCTMEPLLKWLRNRIQRCTADSQLAECRGPPEVEGAPLFSLTEESFKACHLTLTLDDYLFIAFVGFVVSIASVATNFLLGITANCCHRWSKASEEEEI; encoded by the exons ATGGACACAGCCCCTGCCCCAATGCGCTCCCTTCAGCACTGCTGTTGCCAGCTGCCTAAGATGGGTGACACGTGGTCCCAGCTGCCCTGGCCAGGGCCCCCCCACCCAGCCATGCTGCTGGTCTCCCTCCTCTTGACAGCCGGGGTGATGCACTCAGACGCCGGCACCAGCTGCCCAGTCCTTTGCACGTGCCATAACCAGGTGGTGGACTGCAGCAGCCAACGGCTATTCTCCGTGCCCCCAGACCTGCCAATGGACACTCGCAACCTCAGCCTGGCCCACAACCGCATCGCCGCGGTGCCGCCCGGCTACCTTACGTGCTACGTGGAGCTCCGTGTGCTGGATTTGCGCAACAACTCCTTGATGGAGCTGCCCCCCGGCCTCTTCCTCCATGCCAAGCGCTTGGCACACCTGGATCTGAGCTACAACAACCTCAGCCACGTGCCAGCCACCATGTTCCAAGATGCCCATGGCCTGGTGCACATCGACCTGAGCCACAACCCGTGGCTGCGCAGGGTGCACCCACAGGCCTTCCAGGGGCTGGTGCAGCTCCGAGACCTGGACCTCAGCTATGGGGGCCTGGCCTTCCTCAGCCTGGAGGCCCTCGAGGGCTTGCCGGGGCTGGTGACGCTGCAGATCGGCGGTAACCCCTGGGTGTGCGGCTGCACGATGGAGCCCCTGCTGAAGTGGCTACGGAACCGGATCCAGCGCTGCACGGCTG ATTCTCAGCTGGCTGAGTGCCGGGGCCCCCCTGAGGTTGAGGGCGCCCCACTCTTCTCCCTCACTGAGGAGAGCTTCAAAGCCTGCCACTTGACCCTGACCCTGGATGATTACCTCTTCATCGCGTTTGTGGGTTTCGTGGTCTCCATCGCATCCGTGGCCACCAACTTTCTCCTGGGCATCACAGCCAACTGCTGCCACCGTTGGAGCAAGGCCAGCGAAGAGGAAGAGATTTGA